The Acidimicrobiales bacterium sequence TGTCCTCCTTTGTGAGCGAGATGACCGGCCAGGGCGACGTGGGAACGGACGGCAGCGGCGCCGTGGTGTGTGCCGACGGTCTGGCGATTCCGTTTCGCGACGGCAGCTTCGACCGCGTGATCGCCGCCGAGGTGCTCGAGCACGTCCCCGCCGACCAGGTCGCCATGACCGAGCTCGCCCGGGTACTGCGTCCCGGCGGTTCGCTCGCTGTGACCGTCCCGAGGTTCGGCCCCGAGGCCGTGAACTGGGTCCTGTCGGAGGCGTACCACTCGGTCGAGGGCGGCCACGTGCGCATCTACCGTCGCTCGTCCCTGCTCAGTCGCCTGCGCCGGGTCGGGCTCAAGCTCCGCGCTTCCCACCACGCCCACGCTCTGCACTCGCCCTACTGGTGGCTCCGGTGCGCTGTCGGTGTCGACCGCGACCAGCACCCGCTGGTGCGCGCCTACCACCGCCTGCTCGTGTGGGACATCGTGCAGGCGCCCGTTCTCACCAGGGCCGCCGACCGTCTCCTCAACCCCTTCCTCGGCAAGAGCCTGGTCCTCTACCTGGACCGCCCGGCATGAGGGCGGTCTCGGTTCCAGAGGTCCCAGGGGTCCTGAGCGCGCCAGACGTGGTGGCCACGGCGGAGTCCATCGCGGCCGTCCAGCTCGCCAACGGCATGATCCCGTGGTTTCCCGGCGGCCACGCCGACCCCTGGAACCACGTCGAGGCGGCGATGGCCCTGTCGATCGGCGGACTGACGGCCGAGGCCGAGCGCGCCTATCAGTGGCTGATGGATACCCAGCATCCCGACGGCTCGTGGTGCATGTACTACCTCGAGGCGGGCGTGGAGCAGCCCCGGCGCGATACCAACGTCTGCAGCTACCTCGCCGTCGGCGCCTGGCACCACTTCCTTCAGACCGGCGACCGGGGGTTCCTCGAGTCCCTCTGGCCCGTGGTGACGCGCGCCCTCGAGTTCGTGCTGGGTTTCCAGCAGCCGGGCGGGGAGGTCCTGTGGTCGGTGGAGCCCGACGGCACGCGGGGGCGGTACGCCCTCCTGACCGGCTCGTCATCGGTGTACTTCAGCCTTCGGTGCGCCGTCGCTGCCGCCGAGCAGCTCGGTCTGGAGCGGCCGGACTGGGAGCTGGCGGCCGGGCGACTCGCGCACGCCGTGGCCTTCTGCCCCGAGGCCTTCGAGCCCAAGGACCGCTGGGCGATGGACTGGTACTACCCGGTCCTCTCCGGCGCCCTGGTGGGCGGGCCTGCCCGGGCCCGCATGGCCGAGCGGTGGGCGCAGTTCGTGATGGACGGACGCGGAGTTCGCTGTGTCTCTGACCGGCCCTGGGTCACAGCCGCCGAGACGGCCGAGTGCGTCATGGCCCTCGATGCATCGGGTCTGCGGGACGACGCCCTGCGGTTGTTCGACTGTGTGCAGGCCTTCCGCCACGACGACGGCTCCTACTGGACTGGCTGCGTCTATCCGGAGGACGTGCACTTTCCGGGCGGGGAGCGCAGCACCTACACGTCGGCGGCCGTGGTGCTGGCGGCCGACACGCTGGCGGGGACGGGTTCTACGGCCGGGCTGTTCCGGGGGGAGGGACTGCCCGCCGGCTTGGACCTCTCAGATCCCGTCGGCGACCCGACGCGCAACCCGTAGGCTGCCGCACTCGCTCTCCTGGGCGAAGGCGCCGGACGCCAGAGCCCGAGACCACAGCTCGAACGGCGGACGGCCCCCGTCGGCTGGGTCCGGGAACACGTCGTGGATGGCGAGCAGGCCGCCTTTGGCCACGTGGGGGACCCAGCCTCGGTAGTCGGCCCATGCCGGTTCCTCGCCGTGGCCGCCGTCGATGAAGACGAGCGAGAGCGGGGTGCGCCAGTGGGCCGCGATCGTCGGGGAGTCCCCGACCAGGGCGACGACCTCATGCTCGAGGGCGGCCTCCGCCAGTGTCCTGCGCCAGGTCGGGAGGGTGTCCATGCGCCCCGTAACGGGGTCGACCAGCGTGGGATCGTGATGCTCCCAACCGGCCTGGTTCTCCTCCGAGCCGCGGTGGTGGTCGAGGCTGAACAGCACGCTCGCCCCTTGGCGGGCGGCGGCGCCCAGATAGATGCTCGACTTACCGCAGTAGGCACCGACCTCCAGCAGGGGGCCAAGCCCGGAACCCGCGGCGCTCACGCCCATGTGGAAGAGCTCGAGACCCTCGCCGTCGGGCATGAAGCCCTTGGCCGCCCGGGCCAGGGCCAGCAGGTCGTCCGGCATGCTCGGTGCCATCGGGCTCAGCTTGTCGGGAGCGGGAGAACCGCGTCCATCCCGGCGCCCGCCCGGCGAGGCTCACTCGGCCAGGGCCACCAGCTGACCTCCGGCGGCGACGTAGAGCTGTCCACCGCCGCTGCCCGGCGTGGCGAAGTGATTGACCCCCCCGACGTGGACGCGCGCTCGGACCGCGCCTGTGGCGAAGTCCAGCGCGACGGCGTCGCCCGGGTTGCGGTCCAGCGCCCAGAGCGTGGCGCCGGCCACGATCGCCGGTCCGGTGGTGAGGGAGGCGACCCTCCAGGCAACGCTGAAGCTGGGTTGCCCGCCGCTGTCGAGGCGGAGAGCGACCAGCCCGTCCTCGCACGACACCACGATCAGCGGCGCGCTGTATGTCGTCGCCCCGAGGGCGCTGCCGCAGACTTGACCCGAGTACGCCTGTCCGCCGATCCCCCCGAGGTGGTCGGCACGTAGCAGGTAGCCGACGCCGGCCTTGCCGATCTGGAAGACGAGGCCCCCGCCCACCTGGAGCGGGGCGGTGGAGCCCAGGTCTGTGTCCTCCGCGTTGAGCTGTGGCGAGTTGATTGGTGTGAACGAGTCGAGCTGGTGGAGATCGGGCGACAGCCGGATCACCGAGTTGCCCCCGTCGTAGCCCGTGGTGGCGCTGCCGTTCCCGGTGGCAACCAGGAGGGTGCCGTCGGGTGCCACCGCCGCACCCGGCGGCGCCCAGATGGCACCCTGGCGCTGGGACGGGACCTGGTACACGAGCAGGGGATTGGTGGGCGTTCGGGCGTCCGCCCCGACCAGGTAGCCGTGGTAGGCGCCACAGTCTCCGAACAGCCCGCCGAATGGCACGTAGACGCGCCCGGCCGACAGCGTGAGCGCGCCCCGCTGTTGCTCGACGCGCGGGTCGGCGCCCTGGGGGTCGACGGCCGTCCGGGAGCGGACGGCCCCATTCGACAGGTCGAGCGCGGCCAGCACGTGCCGGCCCGGGCGAACGAAGGCCACGACCCACACGGTCCCGGTTGAGGAGTCCACGACGGGCGTCCCGGTGATGCCGCTGGGGTCGATGTTCCCGCATGGGAGGTCGCTGCCGGCCATGGGCTGTCCCAACGTGGTGGACCACAGCACCCGGCCGGTGCCGGCCTGCACGGCGAGGACCGTGTCGTGCTCGGTCGCGACCACGACCCGGTCACCCACCGAGAGGGGCTCGGCGTACACGTCGCCCGAGACCGGGGTGGACCACCGGCGCGCCGGAGTGGCGAAGGCCGGGGCGCCAGGATCGACGCCGGCGCGCCGCGCGTCATGGTGGTACGTCGGCCAGTTGCCCGGCGCCAGCGTCGGCGCCGGGCGGGCGAGGGTCGGGGACGGTGCCGCGGCCCGGGGGGTCGAGCTGCAGCCGGCGAGCAGCACGGCGCCGCTGGCGACGACGACGATGGTGGAGCGGGGGCCGGCACGGATGGCGGCGAGGGCGCGGCGGATCGGCACGGCCCATCATCGCTCCTGCTCGCTGCGAGCTGGCAGTCAGGCCCGCCGGGCCATCATCAAGGCCGGTTGACAGAGCCACCCTTTACCATTGGCGGCTGCATGGAGATGTTCCCCGCCGAGCGAGCCCCCGCCGTCAGGCGTCTCAGCCTCGTCCGCCTGAGCTCGGAGATCGCCCGGTCGGTGGCGACCGTGGGCCAGGTCGCGGTCGAGGGAGAGGTCGTCCAGCCGGGCACGTCGCGCTCTGGCGCCGTGTACTTCACCCTCCGGGACCGAGCCGCCCAGATCACGGTGGTGTGCCCGCGGGCCCGCCTCGGCCGGTGCCGCACGGTCCACGGCGAGCGGGTGTGCGTGACCGGCACGCTCGGCTATGTCAACGAGCGGGGGCTGCTGCAGCTGTTCGCCGACGAGGTGACGCCGGTCGGCGAGGGGGCGATCCTGGCGGCCATCGCCGACGTACGCCGGCGACTGACGGCTGAGGGCCTGCTCGATCGGGCCCGTCGGCCCCTGCCGTTGTTGCCGGCCGCCGTCGGTGTCGTGTGCGGTGCCGACGCCGCCGTCCGCGCCGACATCGAGTCGGTGGTCGCCGCCCGCTTCCCCGGCTACCCGGTCGAGTTCGACGAAGTGGCGGTATCGGGACCCGGCGCTGCGGAGGCGGTCGTCGGCGCGTTGCAGGCCTTCGACGCGACGCCCACCGTCGAGGTCGTCATCCTCGCTCGGGGTGGCGGCGATCCGGCGTCGCTGCTTCCGTTCAGCGACGAAGAGCTGTGCCGGGCGATCTGCGCCTCGACGACGCCGGTCGTGTCCGCCATCGGCCACGACCGCGATCGCCCCCTGTGTGACGAGGTGGCCGACTGGCGCTGCGGCACGCCGTCGCTCGCCGCCACGGCAGTGGTGCCCGACGCGGTCGCGCTGCGGGCGCACCTCGACCGGCTGCTGGAATCGGTGCACGCCTCGTGCGCCCAAGTGCTCGCGGTGGGTGGCGATCGTCTCGATGCGGTCGACCTACCCGCCGCGCTGCGCTCGGGCGTGACGACCGCGGTGGAGCGGCTGGACCGGGCCGACGGCCGTCTGCAGCTCGTCGACCTGGGCCGCCGGGTTGCGGATGCCGCTCTGCGGTTGGCGTCGGTCGACTGGCGCTCCCCGTTGGCGCGTCGGCTGGCCGCCCTCGATGGGGACCTCTCCGGCCGCCGCCGCACCCTCGACGCACTTGATCCCACGCGGGTGCTGTCTCGGGGCTACGCCATCGTGCGCACCGCCGACGGCAGCGTCGTGCGCAGCCCCGCCCAGGTCACCCCCGGCGAGGAGCTCGACCTCGCTGTCGCACGGGGCGGCATCCGGGCCACCGTCAGCGACACGCCGAGCGACAGTGACGCCCCGTGACCCATACCGACGATCTCGCTGCCCTCACCTACGAGGAGCTGGTGGAGAAGCTCGAGGACCTCACCCGGCGGATCGCCTCCGGTGAGGTTGGCATCGAGGAGGCGTCCGAGCTCTACGAGCGAGCCGGCGCGATCCACCGGCTGGCGGCCGAGCGACTGGCCCAGGTGCGGGCGAGGATCGAGCGCCTGGACGGCACCTCGCGCGACTAGGCGCCGTCGCTGCCTAGGGAACGACCGGCCGTCGCCGCGGCGCGCCTGCCGCCACCTCAGCCGGCACCTCGATCTCCATCCGCAGCAAGGCGCCACCCAGGGTCTTGCCCAGGTTGTCGGAGCGGAGCGAGCGGGGGCCGCCACCGCCCAGGGCGCGCTCCATGACGAAGTTGAGGGCGAGCACGTTCGCCGCCTCGTACCGGCGCACCTGGCCGAGCACCATCGGGCCGAAATGGCGCTTGACCCGATCCGCCGTCACCGCGGCGCGGATCGCGTCGTAACCCGCCTCGTCGTAGGCGAACAGGGCGACGTTGGAGATGTCCCCCTTGTCCCCGGCCCGGGTGCCGCAGAGGTCGCGCAGCTGGATGCGGCCAACGTCAGCCACGGGCGACCGTCACACCTCGACCATCTCGACGGCGACGCCGGGATCCACGGCGGCCTTGTCGACCAACGCGGGCCACAATCCCATCAGCTGGGACGATCCGCCTCCCATGCCCCGGCCGGTGCCGGCGAGACCCCAGGGGGGCGCCGACAGCGCCATGGGAGCCATCTCCCGGGCGACCCGCGCCGCCGTCGCCTGGTCCCCACAGCGCCAGGCCAGGCGCACGATCACCTCAGGCGCCTCGTCCGCCCCGTCGAGCGGGACGGTCGGGCCATGCAGCGCGTTGACGCCCCAGTACTCCTCGAGCCAGTCGTCGACGACGTGACCCGCCAGCTCCACCCGCCGGCGGAAGATCGCCGCCGCCGCCCGAGCCTTGGCATAGGCGTCGGGCCACGAGAAGGCCACTCGGCTCTCCCCGCTCCATCCGTAGGGATAGGTGAACAGCACCTTGTAGGTGGGAGTCGCGGCCGAGCCCCGGACGCCGGACAGACGGACGCGGTCGCGTCCCAGGTCGTCGACCGTCACCGAGGTGAAGTCGGCGACGACGTCGGGCGTCAGGTAGGCGGCCGGGTCGTGCACTTCGTACAGCAGCTGATGGCGCACCGTGTCGAAGTCGACGCGCCCACCCGTGCCGTTCGCTTTGGTCAGCACCGCGGTCCCGTCGGCTTCGCACTCGGCGATCGGGTAGGCGAAATTCCAGGGCTCCGGTACCGTCCACCACTCCCCGGAGAGATTGCCGCCCGTCGACTGCCCGGAGCACTCGCACAGGTGGCCGACGACGATGCCGGCAGCCAACCGGTCCCAGTCGTCGTCGGCCCAGCCGTGCTCGTACACGAGGGGAGCCAGGAACAGCGACGGATCCGCGCTGCGGCCGGTGATGACCACGTCGGCACCCTGCTCCAGGGCCGACACGATGGGCCCCGCACCGAGGTAGGCGCTGGCGAACAGCAGGTCGCCCGGAAAGGCCGACCACGGCTCGCCCGTCTCGGCGTTGGCCAGCGAGGTGCCCGACCCAAGGAGAT is a genomic window containing:
- a CDS encoding class I SAM-dependent methyltransferase; protein product: MLSVDYDRLGLRAGERLLDLGCGGGRHAYEAMRRGARVTALDASEAELKDVSSFVSEMTGQGDVGTDGSGAVVCADGLAIPFRDGSFDRVIAAEVLEHVPADQVAMTELARVLRPGGSLAVTVPRFGPEAVNWVLSEAYHSVEGGHVRIYRRSSLLSRLRRVGLKLRASHHAHALHSPYWWLRCAVGVDRDQHPLVRAYHRLLVWDIVQAPVLTRAADRLLNPFLGKSLVLYLDRPA
- a CDS encoding class I SAM-dependent methyltransferase, which translates into the protein MAPSMPDDLLALARAAKGFMPDGEGLELFHMGVSAAGSGLGPLLEVGAYCGKSSIYLGAAARQGASVLFSLDHHRGSEENQAGWEHHDPTLVDPVTGRMDTLPTWRRTLAEAALEHEVVALVGDSPTIAAHWRTPLSLVFIDGGHGEEPAWADYRGWVPHVAKGGLLAIHDVFPDPADGGRPPFELWSRALASGAFAQESECGSLRVARRVADGI
- a CDS encoding PQQ-binding-like beta-propeller repeat protein, whose product is MPIRRALAAIRAGPRSTIVVVASGAVLLAGCSSTPRAAAPSPTLARPAPTLAPGNWPTYHHDARRAGVDPGAPAFATPARRWSTPVSGDVYAEPLSVGDRVVVATEHDTVLAVQAGTGRVLWSTTLGQPMAGSDLPCGNIDPSGITGTPVVDSSTGTVWVVAFVRPGRHVLAALDLSNGAVRSRTAVDPQGADPRVEQQRGALTLSAGRVYVPFGGLFGDCGAYHGYLVGADARTPTNPLLVYQVPSQRQGAIWAPPGAAVAPDGTLLVATGNGSATTGYDGGNSVIRLSPDLHQLDSFTPINSPQLNAEDTDLGSTAPLQVGGGLVFQIGKAGVGYLLRADHLGGIGGQAYSGQVCGSALGATTYSAPLIVVSCEDGLVALRLDSGGQPSFSVAWRVASLTTGPAIVAGATLWALDRNPGDAVALDFATGAVRARVHVGGVNHFATPGSGGGQLYVAAGGQLVALAE
- the xseA gene encoding exodeoxyribonuclease VII large subunit — translated: MEMFPAERAPAVRRLSLVRLSSEIARSVATVGQVAVEGEVVQPGTSRSGAVYFTLRDRAAQITVVCPRARLGRCRTVHGERVCVTGTLGYVNERGLLQLFADEVTPVGEGAILAAIADVRRRLTAEGLLDRARRPLPLLPAAVGVVCGADAAVRADIESVVAARFPGYPVEFDEVAVSGPGAAEAVVGALQAFDATPTVEVVILARGGGDPASLLPFSDEELCRAICASTTPVVSAIGHDRDRPLCDEVADWRCGTPSLAATAVVPDAVALRAHLDRLLESVHASCAQVLAVGGDRLDAVDLPAALRSGVTTAVERLDRADGRLQLVDLGRRVADAALRLASVDWRSPLARRLAALDGDLSGRRRTLDALDPTRVLSRGYAIVRTADGSVVRSPAQVTPGEELDLAVARGGIRATVSDTPSDSDAP
- the xseB gene encoding exodeoxyribonuclease VII small subunit, producing the protein MTHTDDLAALTYEELVEKLEDLTRRIASGEVGIEEASELYERAGAIHRLAAERLAQVRARIERLDGTSRD
- a CDS encoding acyclic terpene utilization AtuA family protein — translated: MTVTVAGGQGFYGDHVGSTRTLLEAGVDYLCLEALAELTMAILQKDRQRDEALGYTRDLPAYLSIALPYVADRRTKVITNAGGINPVGAGRAAVETAKRLGISGIRIATVVGDDLTGRVKDLLGSGTSLANAETGEPWSAFPGDLLFASAYLGAGPIVSALEQGADVVITGRSADPSLFLAPLVYEHGWADDDWDRLAAGIVVGHLCECSGQSTGGNLSGEWWTVPEPWNFAYPIAECEADGTAVLTKANGTGGRVDFDTVRHQLLYEVHDPAAYLTPDVVADFTSVTVDDLGRDRVRLSGVRGSAATPTYKVLFTYPYGWSGESRVAFSWPDAYAKARAAAAIFRRRVELAGHVVDDWLEEYWGVNALHGPTVPLDGADEAPEVIVRLAWRCGDQATAARVAREMAPMALSAPPWGLAGTGRGMGGGSSQLMGLWPALVDKAAVDPGVAVEMVEV